A DNA window from Drosophila virilis strain 15010-1051.87 chromosome 4, Dvir_AGI_RSII-ME, whole genome shotgun sequence contains the following coding sequences:
- the LOC6629043 gene encoding mitochondrial pyruvate carrier 2, translating to MSKGKGPLSKLYNLIIHSVDNVVPQVARPLWEAPAGPKTVFFWGPFGKWLLVLAGIGDILERPPQNVSLNQSSVLAATGLVWSRYSVVIIPKNYSLLSVNLVVFLTQAYLIGKHLKWRYANSKNTA from the exons ATGTCGAAAGGAAAAGGACCTCTTTCTAAATTATACAACCTGATAATCCATTCTGTTGATAACGTTGTGCCCCAAGTGGCAAGGCCCTTATGGGAAGCTCCGGCAG GTCCGAAAACAGTTTTCTTCTGGGGGCCTTTCGGTAAATGG CTCCTCGTTCTTGCTGGAATCGGAGATATCCTGGAGCGACCGCCGCAGAATGTATCCCTCAACCAGTCGAGCGTGTTGGCAGCAACTGGCTTGGTCTGGTCCCGATACTCCGTGGTCATCATTCCCAAAAATTACAGTCTACTCTCTGTGAATTTAGTTGTATTTTTAACTCAGGCATATTTAATTGGCAAGCATCTGAAATGGCGTTACGCGAATTCAAAAAACACGGCGTAG